A single Epinephelus lanceolatus isolate andai-2023 chromosome 22, ASM4190304v1, whole genome shotgun sequence DNA region contains:
- the LOC117245674 gene encoding GTPase IMAP family member 7-like produces MMASSRRIVVLGKTGAGKSSLANTVFGETVFKTDDGPNSGTSKCQAETKSVNGRRITWVDTPGFFDTEKSEERLKPEILKCITECAPGPHAFLIVLQMQKYTEQEKDIINKLQQYFSKDALKYATVLFTYGDQLPEEMTIRQWVDQNAGLSDLVKKCGGRCHVIDNRHWKNNPQDEYRNNKYQVKELLKTIDKMIEDNNGHYYTNEMLQECERQILQEGVKIKDSFPEMSQEAIRAQAKSAVLKRWVLAIVGVTAVVLLGIFLGGKKMKEGLTTALVLVMGTEAGRAVT; encoded by the exons ATGATGG CATCATCAAGAAGGATTGTGGTCTTGGGAAAAACTGGAGCTGGGAAGAGCAGCCTCGCCAACACAGTATTTGGTGAGACTGTGTTCAAGACAGACGATGGACCTAATTCCGGAACAAGTAAATGTCAAGCAGAGACGAAATCAGTCAATGGAAGACGCATTACGTGGGTAGACACTCCTGGGTTTTTTGACACCGAGAAATCTGAGGAGAGGCTGAAACCTGAGATATTGAAGTGCATCACAGAGTGCGCTCCTGGGCCTCATGCGTTtctcattgttcttcaaatgcAGAAATACACAGAGCAAGAGAAGGACATCATCAACAAACTGCAGCAATATTTCTCTAAAGATGCTCTAAAATATGCCACAGTTCTCTTTACTTATGGTGACCAGCTTCCTGAGGAAATGACGATCAGGCAGTGGGTCGATCAAAATGCAGGTCTGAGTGATCTGGTGAAGAAGTGCGGAGGCCGCTGCCATGTCATTGATAATAGACACTGGAAGAACAACCCACAGGATGAATACAGGAACAACAAGTACCAGGTGAAGGAGCTCCTCAAGACAATAGATAAGATGATTGAGGATAATAATGGACACTACTACACCAATGAGATGCTACAAGAATGTGAGAGACAAATACTACAAGAGGGAGTAAAAATTAAAGATTCATTTCCCGAGATGTCACAGGAAGCAATCAGAGCGCAGGCTAAAAGCGCAGTTCTGAAGCGTTGGGTCTTGGCAATAGTGGGTGTTACAGCAGTAGTATTGTTGGGAATTTTCCTTGGTGGGAAAAAGATGAAAGAAGGACTTACAACTGCATTAGTACTAGTGATGGGAACAGAAGCAGGACGTGCAGTAACTTAA